The following are encoded in a window of Flavobacterium psychrotrophum genomic DNA:
- a CDS encoding aldo/keto reductase, translating to MKYNTLKNGFKISEVSFGCMSLKAENKENDSIISEAIAGGINLFDTADLYEKGANEKLLGTALKGKRNSVHISTKVGNRWKADGSGWEWCPRKEYILSAIDDSLHRLQTDYIDLYLLHGGTIDDPADEVIEAFERLVDSGKIRSYGISSIRPNVIREYVNRSNISAVMTQYSLLDRRPEEETLQLLGKNNIGVLARGSIASGLLAGKVPAPYLGLSETEVKNIQQGLLQKLPEGYTLGEGALRYVMDNPDITTAVAGIRTQQQLAEALAAEGKLPLTEKQRLYFQDIWTGNTYKEHR from the coding sequence ATGAAATACAACACCCTGAAAAACGGATTTAAAATTAGCGAAGTCAGTTTTGGCTGTATGTCGTTAAAAGCCGAAAATAAAGAGAACGATTCAATTATATCAGAAGCCATAGCCGGCGGCATTAACCTGTTTGATACTGCTGACCTGTATGAGAAAGGCGCCAACGAAAAACTTCTGGGCACTGCCCTTAAAGGTAAACGCAATAGTGTACATATATCTACCAAAGTTGGTAACCGGTGGAAAGCCGATGGCTCCGGCTGGGAATGGTGCCCCCGCAAAGAGTATATTTTAAGTGCCATAGACGATAGCCTGCACCGCCTGCAAACGGACTACATTGACCTATACCTGTTGCACGGTGGCACAATCGACGATCCGGCAGATGAAGTTATCGAAGCTTTTGAACGGCTTGTAGATAGTGGTAAAATAAGAAGCTACGGCATATCTTCTATACGGCCTAATGTTATACGCGAATATGTAAACCGCAGCAACATTAGCGCGGTGATGACACAGTACAGCCTGCTGGACCGCCGCCCTGAAGAGGAAACATTACAGCTTTTAGGCAAAAACAATATTGGTGTGCTGGCACGGGGCAGCATCGCTTCCGGCCTGCTTGCGGGTAAGGTACCTGCACCCTATTTGGGATTATCTGAAACTGAAGTAAAAAACATACAACAAGGGCTGTTGCAAAAACTGCCCGAAGGATATACGTTAGGCGAAGGCGCCCTGCGGTACGTAATGGATAATCCGGACATTACTACTGCTGTGGCCGGCATACGTACGCAACAACAACTAGCCGAAGCTCTTGCTGCTGAAGGAAAGTTACCTCTTACCGAAAAACAACGCTTGTACTTTCAGGACATCTGGACAGGAAACACCTATAAAGAACATAGATAA
- a CDS encoding Lrp/AsnC family transcriptional regulator, with translation MPLDTTDKKLLQLLQEDSTQTTKQLSAKLSLSVTAIYERIKKLEREGIISKYVALVDRNKVGRGFVVFCHLKLIQHTKEYLTKFEKEVTQLSEVLECYHVSGDYDYILKIYVANMEEYREFMVTKLTTLHHIGSTHSTFMIGEVKNTNIIAL, from the coding sequence ATGCCTTTAGACACCACCGATAAAAAATTACTGCAACTACTACAGGAAGACAGCACCCAAACCACAAAACAGCTTTCTGCAAAACTGAGCCTTTCCGTAACCGCCATATACGAACGTATTAAAAAACTGGAGCGCGAGGGTATTATCAGTAAATATGTAGCCCTGGTAGACCGTAACAAAGTAGGCCGTGGTTTTGTGGTATTTTGCCACCTGAAACTCATTCAGCATACAAAAGAATACCTGACAAAATTCGAAAAAGAAGTTACCCAACTCTCTGAAGTGCTGGAATGCTACCATGTAAGCGGCGATTATGACTACATTCTTAAAATATATGTGGCTAATATGGAAGAGTACCGCGAATTTATGGTAACAAAGCTTACTACCCTGCACCATATAGGCAGTACACACAGCACCTTTATGATAGGCGAAGTTAAGAACACAAATATTATTGCTTTATAA
- a CDS encoding carboxylesterase/lipase family protein, with translation MIKKFLILAFSIATVAAVAQKAPQAKTEQGIVEGLTLKSGIETYRGIPFAQAPVGKLRWREPQAPLKWTGVRKAVTFGANAMQKPVFGDMDFRAPKMSEDCLYLNVWTPTKKPNEKLPVLVYFYGGGFVAGDGSENRYDGESLAERGIVTVTLNYRLGIFGFFSHPELTNESPNHASGNYGLLDQNAALLWVKKNIAAFGGDPDKITIAGESAGSISVSAQMASPLSKNLIAGAIGQSGAMINPTLDAIPMAEHEEHGKQFAVKVKAGNLDELRAIPAEQLLEEASKWGAFQTKAVVDGYFLPKLPSEIFAAGEQAKVPLLAGWTSAEIPYQAFMMGKYPSPKNYTEIVKQKYGNNAEIVFELYPGEDEKQVIASATALASDNFIVYSTWKWLDLQRKTTSQPVYAYIFSQARPPMKAEMGNAKAGLAGGIIKDDGKKEENKMPDALKGAAHASDIEYLLGNLATNTVYEWTPDDYKASEAGEEYFANFIKTGNPNSKKLPQWPVSTKDGEMTLMEINATPKAYKEPHRDRYLFLDKQYSKK, from the coding sequence ATGATAAAAAAATTTCTGATACTGGCATTTTCAATAGCTACTGTGGCTGCCGTGGCTCAAAAAGCGCCACAGGCAAAAACAGAGCAGGGTATTGTAGAAGGGCTCACGTTAAAAAGCGGTATTGAAACCTACCGGGGCATACCCTTTGCCCAGGCACCTGTGGGCAAGCTGCGCTGGCGCGAACCGCAGGCTCCCCTAAAGTGGACGGGCGTGCGCAAAGCAGTAACCTTTGGGGCTAATGCCATGCAAAAGCCTGTATTTGGCGATATGGATTTTCGCGCGCCAAAAATGAGTGAAGACTGCCTGTACCTCAACGTATGGACACCCACTAAAAAACCAAATGAAAAACTGCCCGTACTGGTGTATTTTTACGGTGGTGGCTTTGTAGCCGGAGATGGTTCTGAAAACCGTTACGACGGCGAGAGCCTTGCCGAAAGGGGCATTGTAACGGTAACCCTTAATTACAGGCTGGGTATCTTCGGGTTCTTTTCGCACCCGGAACTAACTAATGAGTCGCCAAACCACGCTTCGGGAAATTATGGCCTGCTCGACCAGAATGCCGCGTTGCTTTGGGTAAAGAAAAACATTGCTGCCTTTGGCGGCGACCCCGATAAAATAACCATAGCAGGCGAATCTGCCGGGTCGATATCAGTATCGGCGCAAATGGCCTCTCCCCTGTCTAAAAACCTTATTGCCGGTGCTATAGGGCAAAGCGGTGCCATGATAAACCCTACGCTTGATGCCATACCAATGGCGGAGCATGAAGAGCACGGTAAGCAGTTTGCCGTAAAGGTTAAAGCAGGTAATCTAGATGAACTTCGTGCCATACCTGCTGAACAATTACTGGAAGAAGCTTCTAAATGGGGTGCATTCCAGACCAAAGCTGTTGTAGATGGCTATTTTTTACCTAAGCTACCCTCAGAGATCTTTGCTGCGGGCGAGCAGGCTAAAGTACCCCTTCTTGCCGGATGGACATCTGCCGAAATACCCTACCAGGCATTTATGATGGGTAAATATCCTTCGCCTAAAAACTACACCGAAATTGTAAAACAAAAATATGGCAACAATGCAGAGATTGTTTTTGAATTATATCCCGGCGAAGACGAGAAGCAGGTTATAGCATCGGCTACCGCACTTGCCAGCGATAACTTTATTGTATACAGCACATGGAAATGGTTAGACCTGCAACGAAAAACTACAAGCCAACCTGTTTACGCATACATCTTTAGCCAGGCACGCCCACCTATGAAAGCCGAAATGGGTAATGCAAAAGCAGGCCTTGCCGGTGGTATAATAAAAGATGACGGCAAGAAAGAAGAAAACAAAATGCCCGATGCACTTAAAGGTGCTGCACACGCCAGCGACATTGAATACCTGCTGGGCAACCTTGCCACCAATACCGTGTATGAATGGACACCAGACGATTATAAGGCCAGTGAAGCCGGAGAAGAGTATTTTGCCAACTTTATAAAGACGGGAAACCCTAACAGTAAAAAATTACCGCAATGGCCTGTAAGCACTAAAGATGGTGAAATGACACTTATGGAAATCAATGCCACTCCTAAAGCTTATAAAGAGCCGCACCGCGACAGGTATTTGTTTTTAGATAAGCAGTATAGTAAGAAATAA
- a CDS encoding mechanosensitive ion channel family protein has translation MKSRLTLKKLCFTILLLASLGLPHYAQAQLLSTGTESKEAAEAQFAPDSLERRSPRGTVNGFIQAVADQNYIRASQYLTLKRLWRTTKQRKRIVVNFQKLLDRSGDMVPTNLISNKYAGRTDDDLDPNQDMVGTVTADGQDIILYVENAAGDGNPPLWRFSAETVNAIAAITIEDTSLLDIILPDALKIRKLWGAPLGHWVAVVVIVLVSYLIAWLLVALIGLITRIYKKVRDPEKWEIIKALGLPLRLCIAVWIFSAISQQVGLSIIVRQRISNVTVTIVIVAFLILLWRLSDIVSEYTKNRMTLRKRISAISVILFLRRMAKAAIVVIGVIAILGAVGFDVTTWLAALGIGGIALALGAQKTMENFVGSVTLIADQPIRIGDFCKVGEITGTVESIGMRSTRLRTPSRTVVTIPNGLFSSNNIENYAHRDRFLFNPVLEFRMETTPDQLRYLLVEIRSLFYAHPKVNPDPAKVRFGGLTANGYRVEVTAYINAHNIDTAEEIEEDLYLRILDIVAASGTDFAYPSQTLYMARDKGTDAEKTAATEAIVKEWRNKKELRLPAFEPDHIKDITDTLVYPPEESVIKPENPNPLP, from the coding sequence ATGAAAAGCCGCCTTACGCTAAAAAAACTTTGTTTTACCATACTGCTCCTTGCTTCGCTGGGGCTACCTCATTATGCGCAGGCGCAACTGCTTTCTACAGGTACAGAATCTAAAGAAGCCGCAGAGGCACAATTTGCGCCTGATTCGCTTGAGCGGCGTTCGCCACGCGGTACGGTAAACGGGTTTATACAAGCCGTAGCCGACCAAAATTACATTCGTGCAAGCCAATACCTTACGCTTAAGCGTTTATGGCGCACCACAAAGCAGCGTAAGCGTATTGTGGTGAATTTCCAGAAACTACTGGACCGTAGTGGCGACATGGTGCCTACTAACCTTATAAGCAACAAATACGCCGGCCGTACCGATGATGACCTGGATCCAAACCAGGATATGGTGGGCACGGTTACTGCTGATGGGCAGGACATAATTTTATATGTAGAAAATGCGGCAGGCGATGGTAACCCGCCGTTATGGCGCTTTTCGGCAGAAACGGTTAATGCCATTGCTGCCATTACCATAGAAGATACTTCGTTGCTGGACATTATATTACCCGATGCTCTTAAAATCCGCAAACTGTGGGGTGCACCTTTAGGGCACTGGGTTGCAGTAGTGGTAATTGTATTAGTTTCATATTTAATTGCATGGCTGCTGGTAGCGCTTATTGGACTTATAACGCGTATCTACAAAAAAGTGCGCGACCCTGAGAAATGGGAGATAATAAAAGCACTGGGGCTGCCACTGCGTTTATGTATTGCCGTATGGATATTTAGTGCCATATCGCAGCAGGTAGGGCTTTCTATTATTGTAAGGCAGCGTATTAGTAATGTAACCGTTACCATAGTTATAGTAGCGTTTCTTATTTTACTTTGGAGGCTATCTGATATTGTGAGCGAGTATACCAAAAACCGAATGACGCTGCGCAAACGCATATCGGCCATATCGGTTATATTGTTTCTGCGCCGTATGGCAAAAGCCGCCATTGTAGTTATTGGTGTCATTGCCATATTAGGGGCTGTAGGTTTTGATGTTACCACATGGCTGGCTGCGTTGGGTATTGGTGGTATTGCCCTGGCCCTGGGTGCGCAAAAAACTATGGAAAACTTTGTGGGGAGTGTAACCCTGATTGCCGACCAGCCAATACGCATTGGCGATTTTTGTAAGGTGGGAGAGATAACCGGAACGGTAGAGTCTATCGGGATGCGGAGTACGCGCCTGCGCACACCATCGCGCACGGTGGTTACCATACCTAATGGTTTGTTTAGTAGTAATAACATAGAGAATTATGCCCACCGCGACCGCTTTTTGTTTAACCCTGTGTTAGAGTTCAGGATGGAAACTACGCCAGATCAGTTGCGCTATCTGTTGGTAGAAATACGTTCGTTGTTTTATGCGCACCCCAAGGTAAACCCAGATCCTGCCAAGGTACGCTTTGGAGGCCTTACGGCAAATGGCTATAGGGTAGAGGTTACAGCTTATATAAATGCACACAATATAGATACTGCCGAGGAGATAGAAGAAGACCTGTACCTGCGCATACTGGATATTGTAGCAGCAAGCGGTACTGATTTTGCCTATCCAAGCCAGACACTTTATATGGCACGCGACAAAGGTACCGATGCCGAAAAGACAGCGGCAACCGAAGCCATTGTAAAAGAGTGGCGGAATAAAAAAGAACTGCGACTGCCGGCCTTTGAACCGGATCATATTAAAGATATAACCGATACACTGGTGTATCCGCCGGAGGAAAGCGTTATAAAACCAGAAAATCCTAATCCATTACCATAA
- a CDS encoding ThuA domain-containing protein, with the protein MKYLILLFFAGLSIGFSQTKKKPDFNVVGFYTGINDRAHVSFVHEANKWLAKMAQEHNFTYDSTNNWDNLNAKFLAKYQVVLFLDTRPEKLEQRQAFQKYMEHGGGFIGFHFAAFAMNDTDYPQNWDWYHNTFLGSGQYVSNTWKPTSAILKVAQQHPAVKSLPKTFASAPNEWYRWEKDLKSNADIKILVSIDPSSFPLGTGPKQHEIWHEGYYPVVWTNTKYRMLYVNMGHNDIDYDGGTNKELSLTFNNSTQSQLILNALLWLGGY; encoded by the coding sequence ATGAAATACCTTATCCTCCTGTTCTTTGCAGGGCTATCTATCGGCTTTAGCCAGACTAAAAAGAAACCTGATTTTAATGTAGTAGGTTTTTATACGGGAATTAACGACCGTGCCCATGTAAGTTTTGTGCACGAAGCCAATAAATGGCTGGCAAAAATGGCACAAGAACATAATTTTACATACGATAGCACTAATAACTGGGATAACCTCAATGCAAAGTTTCTTGCAAAATACCAGGTAGTATTATTTCTTGATACACGTCCTGAAAAACTGGAACAGCGACAGGCATTTCAAAAATATATGGAACATGGCGGTGGTTTTATCGGTTTCCATTTTGCGGCCTTTGCCATGAATGACACAGATTATCCGCAAAACTGGGACTGGTACCACAACACCTTTTTAGGCAGCGGACAGTATGTAAGCAATACCTGGAAGCCTACATCGGCTATACTAAAAGTAGCCCAACAACACCCTGCCGTAAAATCATTGCCCAAAACATTTGCCTCTGCCCCTAATGAATGGTATAGATGGGAAAAAGATTTAAAATCCAATGCTGATATCAAAATCCTGGTATCAATAGACCCGTCCAGTTTTCCGTTGGGCACTGGGCCAAAACAGCATGAAATTTGGCACGAAGGCTACTACCCTGTGGTATGGACGAACACAAAATATCGTATGCTTTATGTTAATATGGGGCATAATGACATCGATTATGATGGCGGAACTAATAAAGAGTTGTCATTAACTTTTAACAACAGTACCCAGTCGCAACTGATACTCAACGCACTACTATGGCTTGGCGGGTATTAA
- a CDS encoding M1 family metallopeptidase, which yields MKYPLLALLLSISAVSFAQQYKTVDFKTLDATLAFNAAQKEVSGTVTYTFEVLDKKPDTIYIDAQNIQFDNVQVNGKKKTGWIASAKALKLFKGFKKGKNKLTFTYTARPKQTLYFVKDGIDNQIWTQGQGKYTSHWLPSFDDVNEKVIFNLTVKYDKEYTALANGKLIEASETGDLKTWQYKMEKPMSSYLAMVAIGKYRKWRMDSSTDTPLEFYLRPQDSLKFGPTYKYSYDILDFFEKEIGVPYAWGIYRQVPVLDFLYAGMENTTSTIFSQDFVVDEIGYNDRTYINVNAHELAHQWFGDLITAESGTHHWLQEGFATYYALLAEQQIFGEDHFNYEMYEIAERLQQASKTDTIPVMNEKASTLSFYQKGAWALHVLREAIGHDNFKNAVKTYLNKYAFKNVNTDQFLAEIKAVAPGYDVDGFKKRWLESGKFEVEEALALLSKNEFMQDYFAVGEMQDKPSAENKAEYIRIMGSKDFFPIKEEILYQTAKVPFADKAEMVRLAMNTNNLKVRQAVARTVTNVPLEFEEEYRTLLHDESYITREIALNILYKRYPEKRTELLDISKNWVGFNDKNLRILWLTLAYADKNYHPEKKDDFYGELIHYASPEFESGVRQNALSNLLYIGKADPIVWHDLIDATLHHKWQFVKYGKDNLRKLIKKKGYRELLQDMLPELNDSERAKLQQLLDEK from the coding sequence ATGAAATACCCGTTATTAGCCCTGTTACTATCTATAAGTGCTGTGAGTTTTGCACAGCAATATAAAACGGTCGATTTTAAAACCCTTGATGCCACATTGGCTTTTAACGCTGCCCAAAAAGAAGTTTCAGGCACTGTTACTTACACCTTTGAGGTACTGGATAAAAAGCCCGATACCATTTACATAGACGCGCAAAATATACAGTTTGACAATGTACAGGTAAATGGCAAAAAGAAAACCGGATGGATAGCTTCAGCAAAAGCCCTAAAGCTTTTTAAAGGATTTAAGAAAGGGAAAAACAAGCTTACCTTTACCTATACTGCACGCCCTAAACAAACGCTTTATTTTGTAAAAGACGGCATCGATAACCAAATCTGGACACAGGGACAGGGTAAATATACAAGCCACTGGCTACCCAGCTTTGACGATGTAAACGAAAAGGTAATTTTTAACCTGACGGTAAAATACGATAAAGAATATACAGCACTGGCTAACGGAAAGCTTATAGAAGCGAGCGAAACAGGCGACCTTAAAACATGGCAGTACAAAATGGAAAAGCCAATGAGCAGCTACCTGGCCATGGTAGCCATAGGCAAGTACCGCAAGTGGCGTATGGACAGCTCTACTGATACCCCGCTGGAATTTTACCTGCGCCCGCAGGATAGCCTTAAATTTGGCCCTACTTACAAATACAGCTATGACATACTCGATTTTTTTGAGAAAGAAATAGGCGTGCCTTATGCCTGGGGCATTTACCGCCAGGTGCCGGTACTCGACTTTTTATATGCGGGTATGGAGAACACCACATCGACCATTTTTAGCCAGGATTTTGTGGTAGACGAAATTGGTTATAACGACCGTACCTACATTAACGTAAACGCCCACGAGCTGGCGCACCAGTGGTTTGGCGACCTTATAACAGCAGAAAGCGGTACCCACCACTGGCTACAAGAGGGTTTTGCCACCTACTACGCCCTGCTTGCAGAACAGCAGATATTTGGCGAAGACCATTTTAATTATGAAATGTATGAGATTGCCGAACGCCTGCAACAGGCTTCTAAAACCGATACGATACCTGTAATGAACGAAAAGGCAAGCACGCTGTCGTTCTATCAAAAAGGGGCATGGGCACTACATGTATTACGAGAAGCCATAGGCCATGACAATTTTAAGAATGCTGTAAAAACGTACCTGAATAAATATGCGTTTAAAAACGTAAATACAGACCAGTTCCTGGCCGAAATAAAGGCCGTCGCTCCTGGGTATGATGTTGACGGTTTTAAAAAACGCTGGCTTGAAAGTGGTAAATTTGAGGTGGAAGAAGCCCTTGCCCTGCTTTCTAAAAACGAGTTTATGCAGGATTATTTTGCCGTTGGCGAGATGCAGGATAAGCCATCTGCAGAAAACAAAGCCGAGTATATAAGGATAATGGGCAGTAAAGACTTTTTTCCTATCAAAGAAGAAATACTATACCAGACTGCTAAAGTTCCGTTTGCAGACAAAGCTGAAATGGTACGTCTTGCCATGAATACAAATAACCTAAAAGTGCGTCAGGCTGTAGCGCGTACCGTTACGAATGTGCCATTAGAATTTGAGGAAGAGTATAGAACATTGTTACATGACGAATCGTACATTACCCGCGAAATAGCACTTAACATATTATACAAACGCTACCCTGAAAAGCGTACTGAGTTACTCGACATAAGTAAAAACTGGGTAGGCTTTAACGATAAAAACCTGCGCATACTATGGCTTACACTGGCTTATGCAGATAAAAATTACCATCCTGAAAAAAAGGACGATTTTTATGGAGAGTTAATACACTATGCCTCGCCGGAGTTTGAAAGCGGCGTTAGGCAGAATGCCCTGTCTAACCTGCTCTACATTGGCAAAGCAGATCCTATTGTATGGCATGACCTTATAGATGCTACACTGCACCATAAGTGGCAATTTGTAAAATATGGTAAAGACAACCTGCGCAAGCTCATTAAGAAGAAAGGTTACAGGGAACTCCTTCAGGATATGTTGCCTGAGCTTAACGACTCAGAAAGGGCTAAGTTGCAGCAATTATTAGACGAAAAATAA
- a CDS encoding DEAD/DEAH box helicase, with translation MQADEEGDRKELYNYQQKDIDAIFEKFEGKPNNYHLLYQLPTGGGKTVIFSEIARRYTEKYKRKVLVLTHRIELSKQTSQMLNGFGVKNTIIDSAVKELPYDNEFFCYVAMVETLNNRLKDKKFHMDDVGLVIVDEAHYNSFRKLFTYFKDSVFLGVTATPLSSNIELPMYETYDELIMGEPIKALIDRGYLAKAQMFGYDVELTSLKLGINGDYTVASSDELYSRGIMQDLLLQSYITRSQGKKTLIFNNGINTSLYVYETFRAAGLPIKHLDNRTPDMERKKILAWFKKTPDAILTSVSILTTGFDEPTVETIILNRATRSLTLYFQMIGRGSRSLPEKDTFTVIDLGNNAQRFGLWSDPIDWQYIFKNPELFLDNIRTDAEIESYHVYLMPDELREKFGKSMEVTFDVEQEFKIAADNREKPKHVIDKSIRQHAFMCIENAETIIEARKLARELEPDIDYRVKQYAKLLSKTTKNYREWLVEDYKNRLGILIGRIFHRYKDAETEEEILELKRLN, from the coding sequence ATGCAAGCCGACGAAGAAGGGGACAGAAAAGAGCTCTACAACTACCAACAGAAAGATATTGACGCCATATTTGAGAAGTTTGAGGGCAAACCAAATAACTATCATTTATTGTACCAACTCCCTACCGGAGGAGGTAAGACCGTAATATTTTCTGAAATTGCACGCCGCTATACCGAAAAATATAAGCGAAAAGTACTTGTGCTTACACACCGCATAGAACTTAGCAAGCAAACATCGCAAATGCTTAACGGCTTTGGCGTAAAAAATACCATTATAGACAGTGCTGTAAAAGAGCTGCCTTATGATAACGAATTCTTTTGTTATGTAGCTATGGTAGAAACGCTAAACAACCGCCTTAAGGATAAGAAATTCCACATGGATGATGTAGGCCTTGTTATAGTCGATGAAGCCCATTACAACAGTTTCCGTAAGTTATTTACTTATTTTAAAGACTCAGTATTTCTTGGGGTAACAGCTACACCACTAAGTTCTAACATAGAACTGCCGATGTATGAAACCTATGATGAGCTTATTATGGGCGAACCTATAAAAGCACTTATAGACAGGGGATATCTAGCTAAAGCGCAAATGTTTGGCTACGATGTAGAACTTACATCGCTTAAGCTGGGCATTAATGGCGATTATACCGTAGCATCGTCAGACGAGCTTTATAGTCGCGGCATCATGCAGGATTTACTGTTACAATCATACATAACACGTTCGCAGGGAAAAAAAACACTCATATTTAATAACGGTATCAACACATCGTTATATGTATATGAAACGTTTCGTGCGGCAGGGCTGCCCATAAAGCACCTTGATAACCGTACGCCTGATATGGAACGTAAAAAGATTTTGGCATGGTTTAAAAAAACGCCCGATGCCATACTTACATCAGTATCTATCCTTACAACAGGTTTTGATGAGCCTACCGTAGAAACCATAATACTAAACCGCGCTACACGCTCGCTAACGCTGTATTTTCAGATGATAGGCCGTGGTTCGCGCAGCCTGCCCGAAAAAGACACTTTTACAGTTATTGACCTGGGTAACAATGCACAGCGCTTTGGCCTGTGGAGCGACCCTATAGATTGGCAGTACATTTTTAAAAACCCTGAATTGTTTTTAGACAACATACGCACAGATGCTGAAATAGAAAGTTATCATGTGTATTTAATGCCAGATGAACTGAGAGAAAAGTTTGGCAAATCTATGGAGGTAACTTTTGATGTTGAACAGGAATTTAAAATTGCGGCAGACAACAGGGAAAAACCTAAACACGTAATTGATAAATCTATTCGCCAACACGCGTTTATGTGCATAGAAAATGCTGAAACTATTATTGAAGCACGTAAACTGGCCCGCGAGCTGGAACCGGATATTGACTATCGTGTAAAACAGTATGCCAAATTACTTAGTAAAACAACTAAAAATTACAGGGAGTGGCTTGTAGAAGATTATAAAAATCGTCTGGGCATTTTGATAGGACGCATTTTTCACCGTTATAAAGATGCTGAAACAGAAGAAGAAATACTGGAGCTTAAAAGGCTGAATTAA
- a CDS encoding DUF763 domain-containing protein gives MKRSGSADLPLHGGHVPLWLSERMAQLGLAIVETIAMEFGTQEVIAKLANPFWFQSFGAVMGMDWHSSGITTSVLGALKKSVNPHSKELGIYICGGKGKNSMKTPDELITVGNRTGLNGTELAGLSRLTAKVDNTAIQDGFQLYQHNFIVNAQGDWCVIQQGMNNFTSTARRYHWHSHDLKSFINEPHTFIYGENQGKILNLTAGSAAITREKSLAILQEDPDKILKEVQHLVMPNHHDVRMKDVNMKRLGAMLCVAHENKPEDFESLLMLQGMGPRTVQSLALVSEVIYGTPTRFDDPARFSFAHGGKDGHPFPVPVNVFDETINTLQTAINRAKIGNSDKMQAIRKLSEIAMDAEKNFTPNTNFDALIQKERNESHLYGGRTIFGKAKPPKKKPGDENQLTLW, from the coding sequence ATGAAACGATCCGGTTCTGCTGATTTGCCGCTGCATGGCGGCCATGTACCGCTGTGGCTCTCTGAGCGCATGGCACAGCTGGGCCTTGCTATTGTAGAAACCATTGCAATGGAATTTGGCACGCAGGAGGTTATTGCCAAACTGGCTAACCCATTCTGGTTTCAGAGTTTTGGCGCGGTTATGGGTATGGACTGGCATTCATCGGGCATTACAACATCGGTATTGGGCGCACTCAAGAAATCGGTTAACCCGCACAGCAAAGAACTGGGTATTTACATTTGCGGCGGCAAAGGCAAGAACTCTATGAAAACGCCCGATGAGCTAATTACCGTGGGCAACCGCACGGGGCTTAACGGCACAGAACTCGCGGGGCTGAGCCGCCTTACCGCTAAAGTAGACAACACGGCCATACAGGATGGTTTTCAGCTTTACCAGCATAACTTTATTGTAAACGCACAGGGCGACTGGTGTGTAATACAACAGGGTATGAACAACTTTACATCTACCGCACGCCGCTACCACTGGCACAGCCACGATTTAAAGTCGTTTATCAATGAGCCGCACACGTTTATTTATGGCGAAAACCAGGGCAAAATTCTCAATCTTACTGCGGGATCTGCGGCAATAACCCGCGAAAAATCATTAGCCATACTTCAGGAAGATCCTGATAAGATACTTAAAGAAGTGCAGCACCTGGTAATGCCTAATCATCATGATGTTCGGATGAAGGATGTAAACATGAAACGCCTGGGTGCCATGCTTTGCGTAGCACATGAAAATAAGCCCGAAGATTTTGAAAGCCTGCTGATGCTTCAGGGTATGGGGCCAAGAACGGTACAATCACTGGCGTTGGTTAGCGAGGTAATTTATGGCACCCCTACCCGCTTTGACGATCCGGCACGCTTTTCATTCGCGCATGGCGGTAAAGACGGGCATCCGTTTCCGGTACCGGTTAATGTATTTGATGAAACCATCAATACGTTGCAAACAGCTATTAACCGGGCAAAAATAGGCAATAGCGACAAGATGCAGGCCATCAGGAAACTATCTGAAATAGCTATGGATGCTGAAAAAAACTTTACACCAAATACCAACTTTGACGCACTCATTCAAAAAGAGCGCAATGAATCGCATTTATATGGTGGCCGCACTATTTTTGGCAAAGCCAAACCACCTAAGAAAAAACCCGGCGATGAAAACCAGCTTACCTTATGGTAA